GCTGTACCTGACCGCCGCGGCGTGTCTGGTGCTGCTGTTCGACGTGTTCATCAAGGACGACCAGCGCGATGCCACCCACTGGGTTGCGATCATCGTGATGCTGGTCGGCATCTTCCTCGTGATCCACGGCCAGACGTCGCAGACCGTCACCGCGTTCGGCGGCATGTTCGTGCGCGACCACATGGCCGAGATCCTGAAGGTCACCGTGCTGATCGCGACGGTGCTGATGTTCGTGATGGCGCGGCCGTGGCTGAAGGATCGCCAGTTGTTCCTCGGCGAGTTCTACTCGTTGTCGATCTTCTCGGTGCTGGGCGTGATGTTCCTGGTGTCGGCGGGCAGCCTGATCACCGTGTATCTGGGTCTTGAGTTGTTCACGCTGCCGGCGTTCGCGCTGGTCGCGTTGAACCGTGAATCGAAGCTTTCGTCGGAAGCCGCAATCAAGTTCTTCGTGCTGGGCGCACTGGCCTCGGGCCTGCTGCTGTTCGGCATGTCGCTGATCTACGGCGCCACCGGCACGCTCGACCTGCAGGCGATCTTCGCCGCGGCGGGCACGACGGCGCATCCGCACCTGCTGCAATTCGGACTGGTGTTCCTGGTGGTCGGCATCGGCTTCGAGTTCGGCGCGGTGCCGTTCCATATGTGGCTGCCCGACGTGTACGAAGGCGCGCCCACGCCGATCGCGATGTACATCAGCGCGGTGCCGAAGCTCGCGGCGGTGGGGTTGGCGTACCGGCTGCTGGAAGTGGGCCTGGGCCCGCTTGCGCACGACTGGCGGATGATGTTGGCGATCATGGCGGCGTTGTCGCTGGTGGTGGGCAACGTGGTGGCGATCGCGCAGGCCAACCTGAAGCGCATGCTCGCGTATTCGACCATCTCGCACATGGGCTTCGTGTTTCTGGGGCTCGCCA
The genomic region above belongs to Rhodanobacteraceae bacterium and contains:
- a CDS encoding NADH-ubiquinone oxidoreductase chain N, with product MISLNDLLVILPELYLTAAACLVLLFDVFIKDDQRDATHWVAIIVMLVGIFLVIHGQTSQTVTAFGGMFVRDHMAEILKVTVLIATVLMFVMARPWLKDRQLFLGEFYSLSIFSVLGVMFLVSAGSLITVYLGLELFTLPAFALVALNRESKLSSEAAIKFFVLGALASGLLLFGMSLIYGATGTLDLQAIFAAAGTTAHPHLLQFGLVFLVVGIGFEFGAVPFHMWLPDVYEGAPTPIAMYISAVPKLAAVGLAYRLLEVGLGPLAHDWRMMLAIMAALSLVVGNVVAIAQANLKRMLAYSTISHMGFVFLGLANPTPEGYSSALFYAVCFALMETVAFGVILALARKGFECEMIDDLKGLNRRSPWFAGMMAISMFSLAGIPPLWGFAAKVLVLKAAIDGGMLWLAIVAIICSIIGLFYYLRVVKVMYFDVPAEGVEPLAPKSDFTLRWLLSINALGLIAMIGFSGVLYAWCQAAFG